A segment of the Bradyrhizobium sp. CCBAU 53340 genome:
TGACCCGGGAAGAGACGAAGAGCACCCCATGAAAAAATTGACTTTCGGCGCGCTGATTGCCCTCGCCATGATGGCCGCAGCCTCCTCCGCAATGGCGCAGGACGCCGCCGCGGGCAAGACGTCGTTCAACAAGTGCCTGGCCTGCCACGCGATCGGCGAAGGCGCCAAGAATAAGGTTGGCCCCGAGCTCAACGGTCTGGACGGCCGCAAGTCCGGGACCGCGCCGGACTACAATTATTCCGATGCGAACAAGAATTCCGGCATCACCTGGAACGAGGCGCAGTTCAAGGAATACATCAAGGACCCGAAGGCCAAGATCCCCGGCACCAAGATGGCGTTCGCCGGCATCAAGAACGAGACCGAGGTCAACAACCTCTGGACCTATGTCTCCCAGTTCGACAAGGACGGGAAGGTCAAGCAGTAAACGGGTGAACGGCGCCGCTAAAGCTTCGGTTCCGATTGAATCAGAACCGAAGCCTTGGCTTTTTGCTTTGACGCGCTTTCTTCACGCGAACCGGTATCCACCTCGCTCGAAAACGCTTCAGTCGG
Coding sequences within it:
- the cycA gene encoding cytochrome c-550 CycA; amino-acid sequence: MKKLTFGALIALAMMAAASSAMAQDAAAGKTSFNKCLACHAIGEGAKNKVGPELNGLDGRKSGTAPDYNYSDANKNSGITWNEAQFKEYIKDPKAKIPGTKMAFAGIKNETEVNNLWTYVSQFDKDGKVKQ